The Methylophilus sp. TWE2 region TTAGATGCTGGTTATGCACATCTTTTTATCAAAGAGGCCAGCATTTATGATGATCAGCGCACACCTGCCCCCAGCAAAGGGCTGATTGACGGCAAATATTATGGCAGCGCAGATATCCTCAGCCTCCAATTCACGCACCAGTTCTAAGCCTCATCACATCTGAAAAAACTACAAACAGCCAAACGTTTTAAAAACTGCCTGGCTGTTTGTTTTATGATTGATATACACATTTTTTTATTCGTAAGTTTCATGTAAGCCGGCTGTCATCCAACATTCACACACAAACTCGAAAATCCCTGTTCTGAAATCACCAGCAAAACCGTTTTCAAGGATAGAGGATGAACATCAAGCATTTTTTCAAACTGGCACTCCTGCCGTTAATCATCAACCAAGCATTTGCAGCCCAAACACAAACCACGACTGATACATCTATTACCACTACACAAGAATCACCTTCTCTTGTCTCCCGTTTTATGAATGATGATAATCCGTTCCGTATTAATTTCGATCTGGGCGATCATCCTTCTTATTTCCAGGTTTACGGCCTGGTGGATATTGGCCTGTCCCATATCAATCACTCTCTGCCCGAGAACTACGAGTTAGCCAATAACTTTTACCCTTATGCAGGCGCAAAAAAAACCAGCAGGGTCACGTCACGGACTAACTGGGTAAACGGTGGCTGGCAAGGGTCACGGCTGGGCTTTAAAGGTGAAGTGACCAAACTGCAGGCGTGGGACCATGACTTTAAATTCATCTACCAGTTTGAAGCTGGTTTTAACACGCTGGACATGAAGTTACATGATGCCGCACAAACACTGGCAGACAACTCTGGCACCAATGCCAACTCCAGCGTCAGCGCCAACTCCTCCATGAACGGCGAGTTGTTTACCCGGCAAGCCTGGGCGGGTGTTGATGGTGGCTCATTAGGTAAGTTGACTTACGGCACCCAATACAACCCGTTCTTTGAAATCACTGTGACCTATGATCCTAACGGCAAAGCCGATAGTTTTTCACCGCTGGGTGAGAGTGGTACTGTTGGCGGCGGCGGTGGCGTGTCAGAAAACTCTCGTATGAAAAACTCACTGAAGTATGCCAATGTGTACGAAACTGAGGATCATGACAAAATCAATTATGCCGTCATCAACCAGTTCGGTAACTCCGCCGGCACAGCTCACGGTAATGGCTATACAACGCAATTGGGCTATGAAAGCAGTGCGTTCGGCATTCAGTTGGCCTATGACAGATTCTTTGACTCCGTAAAATCAAACTCTGCTGCGCCTGGCAATCCGTTAGCGAATGACACAATCGCAGTCTCGCTGTATAACACCCAAGCCGTGTTGCTCACAGGCCGATGGATGCCAACGAAAGACCTGAAATTAATTGGCGGGATGGAGTGGTATCAATTACAACCGTCATCATCGCCTTCTATCAGTTATCACAACATCTATGATCAAACCGTGTTTGGCGGCGTGGCTACTTCGGCATTAAAACCGGGTTTCAAGCAAGATAAC contains the following coding sequences:
- a CDS encoding porin, producing the protein MNIKHFFKLALLPLIINQAFAAQTQTTTDTSITTTQESPSLVSRFMNDDNPFRINFDLGDHPSYFQVYGLVDIGLSHINHSLPENYELANNFYPYAGAKKTSRVTSRTNWVNGGWQGSRLGFKGEVTKLQAWDHDFKFIYQFEAGFNTLDMKLHDAAQTLADNSGTNANSSVSANSSMNGELFTRQAWAGVDGGSLGKLTYGTQYNPFFEITVTYDPNGKADSFSPLGESGTVGGGGGVSENSRMKNSLKYANVYETEDHDKINYAVINQFGNSAGTAHGNGYTTQLGYESSAFGIQLAYDRFFDSVKSNSAAPGNPLANDTIAVSLYNTQAVLLTGRWMPTKDLKLIGGMEWYQLQPSSSPSISYHNIYDQTVFGGVATSALKPGFKQDNYVYYLGANFDFAQRVPALAGLTTSVGYYLTKADAIEGPTVSTNSQGKIDTWTAMVDYKINKRFDTYLAYTTNHFSGDKYPSATNYTNVTSYGAGLRMKF